The Deinococcus malanensis sequence ACCCCGCTGAGCCGTCCTTCCAGTTGAGCCAGCTGCTGGGTCAAGGACGTCAGGCCCCGCTGCAGTTCCGCCGAAGTGTTGGCCTGGCCTTCCATCCGCTCCATCAGTCCGGCGATGACTGCCATCTCTTCCCGGACCGTCCGCAACTCTCCCGGGATTTCCCCCAGGCGCTGCAGCTCCTGCTCCCTCCCCTGCGACAACCGGTCAATCCAGTCATCCAGTTCCTTCTCTACGCCAGCGACCTTGGCCGTCAGGGCAAGCTCGACCCGACGCAACGACCCGGCCACTTGGTCAGTCCACGCGGACCGCAGTTCATTCCGCTGCTCCTTCATCAAGCGACGGGACTCCTCCCAATGATGCTCCTCCCTCGCGCGGGCCCGGGCCTCCACCTCCTCCGAGAACAAAAGCAGCTTCACTGCAATCAACTCCAGCGGTTGCTCCTCCCGACCCTCTGCCGCTTCCGGCATCCTTCCCACAGGTTCCGCAGCCGGTGAAGAAGACATCACCTCTACCTCTTTCACGGCCGTGTCCCGCAGCAACTCACCCAGGCACTCCAACACCGGCCGCCTCTCCCGACTCGACTGACCGAACGCCTGCACCAACAGCCGATCCACTTCAGGCGTGATCAATCAGGGGGCCCCCAGCGCCGGACTCAGGCTGCGGCCCCACCTCTGCTCAAGCAACAGCAGCATCTGCCGCACCGTCTCCGCATTCCCATAATTCGTTCGCTCCCGCCACTGTGTTGCACTTTCGCCCGCCAGATCACATCCTGAACGCCCAGTCGCTTCAGCATATGAATCACCTGCGACCGGTGATGGGCACCGTGCGTCAGGACGTGCACCAACGTGGTGCCATACTGGCGGGAACTCTGATCCGCCCGAGCAGGCTAGTGATCGTCCCACCGTCCACGTTCCTCCACGTCGTGGGCAGTTCGGGCAAACTGCTCGGCCACCGTGGCCAGACGAAATTGCAAACTGGGAAGAGAAACAGGGTCGTGAGGGAGGGGGTCCAACGACCATTGCGGTTGACCGTTCATCAGATCCGTCCACCACTTCATACTCTCGATGATGTGATGCAGGGAAAGGCGTACCGTACGCAAACCCAGATCAAACTCCTGGTCCAACTGCTCATCGGAGAGCGCAGCACTCTGTTCAATCAGACGTCGCGTGGTGCCCTCGTTATGGGCGAGCAGGGTATCGAGCAGATTCATCGGTCCTGGGCGACCTCCCAGATGGTTCCCATCGGGTCCTGGAAACTGGCGGTGCGGATGCCACAGGGTCGGTCCATCGGCCCGTTCAGCAACCTGACGCCTTTGGCCGTCAGCTCGGCGCATCTGGCGTCCACATTCTCGACACGAAGGGTATACACGGCACGGGCACCATCCTGGGGGCGCGCGGCTGTTGCCGGGGCGATCAGTTCCTCGGCTTGACTGATGGCGAGGATGTTGATCAGGGTGCTCCCGAACTGGAACACGGCTGAGGTGTCACCTTCAAATGAGATCGGAAGGTCGAAAACCCTCTGGTAAAAGGCTTTGGCTTCCTCGAGGTTCTCAGTGAGCAGGGTGATGGCGAAAATGTTGCTCGTCCACGGGGTCTGGTCAGTCATGGATGCACTCCTCCAATGTAGGTCAGCCAGTGTGGACACGTCGGTTCAGACGAGGTCGGGAGAGGTGACCGTCAAGATCACCAGGTTCCGGCCAGCGTCATCCTAGAGTCTGCCGAGAATAGGTTGGAGGGGAAGACACCGCCTCCTGGAGACAACAATGGGATGCCCAGGCGAGACTCCCTCTTCAGTTGGAGCCCCCAGATCTCCGCCGTCAAAACAATGGCGAGCGAAAAACGCTAGGGCGTCAACCGTTTCCAGTGCCCTTCAGAAACGACTTCGACGGAGTCACCCACCACTTTGATGGCGGTCCGGTCGTCGATCGCGTAGCAAGGCCCCTTGATGCTGGCCGCCCAGCGTTCCGCAGCGGACATGGTATTCCCCGGCAGCATTTCGTGATCCAGATGCGGGAAGATCGAGAAGTCAACGACCCCGAGGGCGCGGTCGTCTGGCGCAGAAGGCCATTCGACAAAGTACTCACCGATCTGCGGCGTCATCACCATGCTCCCAGCGCTCAGCCCCACCCAGACAGTCTCGGGCAGCGAGGGCAGGAGCTCTGCCAGCCCGGATTCCCGCATCCAGTGGCATAAGTACGTCGCGTCACCCCCATCCACCAGCAGGACGTCGGCCTCCCGGACCCACGGCACCCACCGCTCCTGGCTGATGCTCGGCAACGCAGTCAGTTCGAGGACGCCCACCGACTTCCATCCCAGGCCACACATGGTCGCCGGAGTCTGGTCAGTAATGAAGTGCCGCACCGAGCCTGGTCCGCACATCGGGTGACCCCACTGCGCGGTCGGGATACACAGGGCGGTGGACTCCGCGATCGGTTTCGTCAGCAGGCCGACCAGCGCATCGTGGATGCTCGGGTTGGTGATGCCGCCGGAAGTAAGCAGAAGTTTCATGGGTGCTCTCCTTGCTGATGCCTCTGCTTCGGGCAGCATACTGCACCCGTGATGGCACCACTCCAGGTCATTCTTGGCGCAGGAAATCAGGCCTGGGACGGTTGGACTCCCACGCAGCGAGAACAACTCGACCTGACGGACCGTACAAGTTTCGAGCGGTACTTCGGTGACCGACGCGCTGACGCCTTCCTGTGCGAGCACGTCTGGGAGCACCTCACTTCAGAGCAGGGTCTGGAGGCTGCCCGTCTGTGCTTCAACTTTCTCCAACCAGGTGGGTTCCTGCGCTGCGCGGTTCCCGACGCGAACTTCCCGGACGAGGAGTACCAGCGGATCGTGCAGGTGGGTGGGCCTGGTCCGGCGGACCACCCGGCAGCGGACCACAAAATCGTGTACGACGCTCACCGCTTCAGGCAAGTCTTTGAGATGGCAGGCTTTGAGGTGGACTTGCTGGAATACTGCGATGAGCGGGGCCGCTTCCACTATCACGGTTGGGATGTGACGACGGGGCCGATCTACCGCTCGCTGCTGCTCGATCACCGCAACCGTGACGGCAAGGTGGGCTGTGTTTCCATCGTTCTGGATGCCAGGAAACCCCGCTGATGGTCGCTTTCGGAGACTGACGTAAAGTGACACCGACCGGAGGTGCCCGAGGCTCCTGAAGTACCGTCCACCCCGTCCAGTTCAGAGCAGAAAGCAGTTTGGATGGTGGCCGCTCTCAATAAACCGGATATCGGCCTTAGTCGTCTGCCGGCTTCGGGTTCATGACGCTGAACGTCGCGCCAGCAGGATCGGCCAGGACAGCCATGCGCCCGTAAGGCATATCGAAAGGCGCCACCAGCACCTTCCCGCCCTGATCCTGAGCCACCTGCGCTGCCCGGTCGACGTCGGTCACATAGAAGTAGGTCACCCAGTGGGGCTCCGTAACAGCTTCCCAGTTCGCACCATGCCCTGACACTCCGGCATAGCCCTGCTCGCCGTGCCGGAGCTGGTGGTAATCCGCGCCTTCAATCGGCGTGCTCTCGGCACCGAACAGTTGAGTGTAAAACGACAGGGCGCGGGCCGAGTCGCGGGTGTTGACCTCCACCCAGGCCACGCTGCCGTCGCCTTCCCGGGCTTCGAAACCCTGATGGTTGCCGGCCTGCCACAGGCCGAAAGTGGCGCCCGTGGGATCGCTGAACACCCCCATATGACCCTGGTCACCGATCTGCATCGGCCCCATGATGACCTGGCCACCTAAGCGCGTGACGTGCTCTGCATCGGCAGCGATATCGTCGCTGGCAAAGTAGACCGTCCAGGCACTCGGCATCTCTGCGCCGGGTGGAAGCGGAGCCAGCCCCGTCGCCAGTTTTCCGTCCTGGAAGGCCATTGCGTAATGGCCGTATTCCTCACTGCTTTCTCCGTATTCCCAGCCGAACAGGGCCGTGTAGAAGGCTTTGCTCTGGTCTGGCATGGGTGTGGCGAGGTCAGTCCAGCTAGGTTGTCCGGCAGGATAGGTCATGGGCGCTCCTCCTTAAATTGTGATCAAGAGTAGCGTAAGTCACAGCATTTATTTTGTCAATAGCATAATTCTAGATTGAAGCCGAACAGCCTGGGATGGGTGTAGGTGAAACGGGATGGTCTGGGCAACTTCTGTGCCCATCCAGCAACTAATGTGTCAAACCCTCAGCCCGGTGGTCACAGCTGTATCAGCAGGCAGTTGCAATTGCATTGAACAGAAGGAGACGAAGTTATCCCTGTTCCCGGGATAGGGGCTGGGCGGTCGCCCGGTCGTATAAGGCGCACATTCCACTCTGCTGAGCCTGCTGGTATACCTAGATGCCGTCAACGCCGGGTGAAAACTGACCGTGAGGGTAACCCTGGTG is a genomic window containing:
- a CDS encoding VOC family protein, encoding MTDQTPWTSNIFAITLLTENLEEAKAFYQRVFDLPISFEGDTSAVFQFGSTLINILAISQAEELIAPATAARPQDGARAVYTLRVENVDARCAELTAKGVRLLNGPMDRPCGIRTASFQDPMGTIWEVAQDR
- a CDS encoding class I SAM-dependent methyltransferase, which produces MAPLQVILGAGNQAWDGWTPTQREQLDLTDRTSFERYFGDRRADAFLCEHVWEHLTSEQGLEAARLCFNFLQPGGFLRCAVPDANFPDEEYQRIVQVGGPGPADHPAADHKIVYDAHRFRQVFEMAGFEVDLLEYCDERGRFHYHGWDVTTGPIYRSLLLDHRNRDGKVGCVSIVLDARKPR
- a CDS encoding DinB family protein, whose product is MHVLTHGAHHRSQVIHMLKRLGVQDVIWRAKVQHSGGSERIMGMRRRCGRCCCCLSRGGAAA
- a CDS encoding Type 1 glutamine amidotransferase-like domain-containing protein → MKLLLTSGGITNPSIHDALVGLLTKPIAESTALCIPTAQWGHPMCGPGSVRHFITDQTPATMCGLGWKSVGVLELTALPSISQERWVPWVREADVLLVDGGDATYLCHWMRESGLAELLPSLPETVWVGLSAGSMVMTPQIGEYFVEWPSAPDDRALGVVDFSIFPHLDHEMLPGNTMSAAERWAASIKGPCYAIDDRTAIKVVGDSVEVVSEGHWKRLTP
- a CDS encoding VOC family protein, with translation MTYPAGQPSWTDLATPMPDQSKAFYTALFGWEYGESSEEYGHYAMAFQDGKLATGLAPLPPGAEMPSAWTVYFASDDIAADAEHVTRLGGQVIMGPMQIGDQGHMGVFSDPTGATFGLWQAGNHQGFEAREGDGSVAWVEVNTRDSARALSFYTQLFGAESTPIEGADYHQLRHGEQGYAGVSGHGANWEAVTEPHWVTYFYVTDVDRAAQVAQDQGGKVLVAPFDMPYGRMAVLADPAGATFSVMNPKPADD
- a CDS encoding DinB family protein — protein: MNLLDTLLAHNEGTTRRLIEQSAALSDEQLDQEFDLGLRTVRLSLHHIIESMKWWTDLMNGQPQWSLDPLPHDPVSLPSLQFRLATVAEQFARTAHDVEERGRWDDH